Within the Enterococcus hirae ATCC 9790 genome, the region GGAGTAGCAGGTTATTATGTTTATCGTGACGGACAACAAGTTAGTCAAACAGCTACTACCAATTATATTGACAAATATTTAATGGCTGGTTCAACGTACATTTATACTGTAAAAGCGTTTGATCATTCTGGTAATGTTTCAGAACACAGTCAACCTTTGAGTGTGACAACACTAGATAGCACATCTTCATCAAAATATGAAGCATGGAGTGCTACAAATGTTTACAAAGCTGGTGATAAGGTGTCTCATAAAGGGCAAAACTATCAAGCTAAATGGTGGACAAGCGGGGAAGAACCAGGTACTGAACAATGGGGACCTTGGGAGTTGATTGATTAAATTGCTGGTTATTAATGGGTAAAACATACTAAGTTTTAACGTTTGGGACTAATTAATTGGCTCCCATCGCAGTGGAAAAAAGTTCTATTCTACTGTGATGGGAGTTTTTATGCTATCTAAAAGATCAGGCTATGCTCTTAAGGTCAAATGACCAATTGGATAGCCTGTTTTAAGAGGTCTTATGACCGTTGCTTCAACGCTTCATTCCTATAGAATGATTTCTGAAACAACGTTTATTATTTTTAGAATAAAGCGTTAAAGGGATATCATAAACTCATTTTTTTTGCTTTTTCAGTATTCGCAAAATGTAATTTTGCATAATTTGCTAACAAATCAACGCCACCTTGTTCAATGATTTTTGCAGCTATTCGATCCGACTTTGTTCCAGCGCCAGAAGGTAACTCTAAACCGACCTCTGCTGATTCTTTGGCTAATTCTTCTAGAAAACTTGCTCGGCTGATGATCGATGCCGCAGCTACCGCTAAGTGGTATTGTTCTCCTTTAGTCACAAAATAGAGTTTTTCTTGCACTTGATTTTTTTCCAAACGGACATACTTTTTATAATTGCTTTCTGGTGTAAACTGATCGATCAAGATTGCCTCTGGTTTGACAGGAGCAATTTTTTTCAGCAGTAGATGGATCGCTTGATTATGCAAAGCAACTTTCATACGCACAGCATTGTATTTCGGTTGGATCTCGTTATATTTTTTAGGCTCGAGTACTAAAAGTTGATAAGGGATCGTCTTCTTCAAGATACTAGCCAATTGAATGATTTGAGGATCTTTTAATTCTTTTGAATCACGAACGCCTAGTTTTTTTAGTTGTGTTAGTTGCTCCTTGGCCACGTAAGCAGCACAAACTGTCAATGGACCGAAGTAACTCCCATTTCCCACTTCATCACTTCCTAATACAGATAAAGATTCGATGTTCTTAGGCAAAGATGCAGCTGTTTTTCCAGCTTTGGGTTTTGCTGAAGCTGCCTTTCCCCATTGACTTGCTTCTTTTTCGGCATTTGCACCTTGGAACATGACTTTTCCTGAGGTGTATGCAGTGATGGTCGTGCCATTTTTTTTAGCAGCAAATACGGTATAAGGAATTTTTTTAGGTAAAAGATAAGAAAGATAAGCTTGTTTCATTTTTTCCATTTGGGCAGTCGTTACTTTGATGATAATATTACTCATTATGTACCTCCATTTTAGTTAAATTAATAAATTTAGATGCTTGTTAGATGAAAGATCCCTCAATAGTTCCTTGTCGTTCAGTTGGGGACGAGACATAGCATTTTTTCAAAGTTTATCATATAATGATAAGGTAAATATAAGAAAATTTGTGTACAACTGTTAAATCATTAATTTCATGGTACACTAGATAATAATTTTATCAATAGGGGGAAATGATTCGGATGGCGCACGAAAAAACACGCTATAAAGCAGTGATTGCCGACCAAACTTACACGATTATTGGACGTGAAACAAAGCACCATATGGATATCGTGACAAATTTGATCAATGAACAACTAAAAGAATTGAAGGATTTGTCTCCGCAAATCGATAATGAACAAGCAGCGATCTTAATGGCTGTCAATGCGCTCTCGGATCAATTAAAGAAGCAAGAAAGAAATCTCGAACTTGAAAAAGAAGTAGCAGATTTAAAGAAAAAAATGATCAAATTTGTGGAAATGGAAAATCGAATCAAAAGAATTGAAGCGATTGAAAACGAAGCACGAGAAGTGTTGAAAGAAAACGGACAAGCAGATCGAGAAATCAAGAATCATGTGGAAGCCCAACAAATTTTAAATGAAAAAAGAAAAGGTCAAATCAAACAAAAATCTTCAAATTGATGAAAGAGAAAGGAACAAGACATGTTAAGTCTTTTGATTTTATTTATCTTGCTGCTTGCATTTTTTTCAGGTGCGAGACGAGGATTTTCTATGCAGGTCGTTTATACGATCGGTTATATCTTGTCATTTATGGCAGCACAGCACTTTTATAAGGATCTAGCAAGTCGTCTGGAATTATATATTCCTTATCCTGCGGTAACATCTAATTCCCAAATGGTCTTTTTTGATCAGACATTTTCTTTCAGATTAGATGAAGCTTTTTATGCAGGAGTCGCCTTTTTGCTGATTTTATTTATCGGAGGATTGCTTACTCGTTTTATCGGGATTTTTGTTCATAGCTTGACCTATATTCCGATCCTAAAACAAGTCGATTGGCTTGCGGGAGGCATCTTATCTTTAATCGTTGCCTATGTCACGATATTTTTGCTCTTGAGTTTATTGACTTTTGTGCCAGTAGATATCGTTCAAAAACAATTTAGTGGAAATAGTCTTGCCCGCTTTATCGTAGAGCAGACACCATTTCTAACGAATAAAATCCATGATTTATGGATAACGAATGTGATAAACTAATCAAAAATTTTTTGTAAAAGTGTAACAGTAAGTAGTGAAAGAAAAAACGAAGTTGTGACAGGACAGCAAAGACCAATGAGTCAATGCGAAATGTGACAACTTCTTTTAGTGAAAGTTAGGGTGATAACGTGAATAATCGAATCCTAGAAACATTAGAATTTGAAAAAGTGAAACAGCTTGTTCGTCAGTTTGTGGTAACCGCGCAAGGAACAGAAGAACTCGCAAAGTTAGTGCCGATCAACCAACAAGAGAAATTAACAGATTGGTTAGCAGAAACAGAAGATGGCTTAAAAGTTCAAAGGTTACGTGGGGGAATCCCTATTCCTAAGTTAGAGAACATCCGACCTCATATGAAACGAATTGAGATCGGTGCTGATTTAAATGGACTCGAATTAGCGCAAGTTGCACGTGTTTTATCGACTACAAGTGAATTAAAACGATTCTTTGCTGATTTAGCAGATAGCGAAATTGAATTTTTACGTCTTTATTTCTGGGCAGAACAATTGGTGACGATCCCCGAATTGAATCGACGTTTAAAAGAGTCGATCGATGAAGATGGGCGAGTAACAGATGATGCTTCCCCTGAATTAAAAATCATTCGTCAAAATATTCGTCGAAGTGAACAAACGGTGAGAGAACAACTAGATGGCATTGTTAGGGGGAAAAACGCCAAATACTTAAGTGATACGATTATTACCATGCGAAATGATCGCTATGTGATTCCTGTCAAGCAAGAATACCGGGGTGTCTTTGGTGGGGTAGTCCATGATCAAAGTGCTTCTGGGCAAACATTATTCGTTGAACCAAAGCAAATCGTTGAATTAAATAATCGCTTGAGACAGTATCAAATTGCAGAGCGTAATGAGATCCAACGTATTTTAAGTGAACTTTCTGCTGAACTGGTTCCTCATCGACATGAAATCATTCATAACGCATACGTGATCGGTAAACTAGATTTGATGAACGCCAAAGCACGTTTTGGGAAAGAACTGAAAGCCATCGTTCCTGCAATCAGTGTAGAAAATCATGTCATTTTAAAACAAGCAAGACATCCGTTGATTGATCAAGAAAAAGTGGTGGCTAATGATATCAGTATTGGAAAAGAGTACCAAGCGATCGTGATTACTGGTCCAAATACTGGAGGAAAGACGATCACTTTAAAAACTTTAGGATTGTTACAATTGATGGGGCAATCGGGTTTACCGATCCCTGTAGATGAAGAAAGTCAAATCGGTATTTTTGAGGAAGTATTTGCTGACATCGGTGATGAACAATCCATCGAGCAAAGTCTCTCAACATTTTCTTCCCATATGACAAACACCGTCGATATCTTGGCGCATGTGAATGAAAAAAGTTTAGTCTTGTTTGATGAATTAGGCGCAGGAACAGATCCCCAAGAAGGGGCAGCTTTAGCGATTGCTATTTTAGACGATCTTGGGAAAAAATCGGCTTATGTGATGGCTACGACACACTATCCAGAACTAAAAGTTTATGGATACAATCGGGCGAATACAATCAATGCAAGTATGGAATTTGACGTTGATACACTTAGTCCAACGTATCGTCTGTTGATTGGTGTACCAGGGCGAAGTAACGCATTTGAAATCTCTAGCCGCTTAGGATTAGATCAATCAGTCATCAATGAAGCCAAACAATTAATGAATGACGAAAGCCAAGATTTAAATGAAATGATCGCTGATTTAGAAAATCGACGAAAAATGGCTGAAACGGAGTATTTAGAAATGCGCCACTACGTTGATGAAGCACAAGAGTTATATGAAAACTTAAAAGAGGCGTATCGTTATTTCTTTGAAGAACGAGAAAAAGAAATCGAAAAAGCTAAGAAAAAAGCCAATGAATTAGTTTCTGAAGCACAAGAAAATGCGGAAAAAATCATTGCAGATATTCGTAAAATGCAACAACAAGTAGGACAAGGAAATGTAAAAGAGCACCAATTGATTGATGCGAAAACCAAATTGGCAAACTTACATCAAGAAGAACAACTGAAAAAAAATAAAGTGTTGAAAAAAGCCAAAGAACAAAAAACATTGAAACCAGGCGACGAAGTTTTAGTGACAACTTATGGTCAAAGAGGAACCTTGTTACGTAAAAACGGGGAGCAATGGCAAGTGGAAATCGGGATTTTAAAAATGAATGTTTCTGAAAGTGAATTAACGCCCGTTGCTCCACAAAAGGAACCAAAACAGCGGGTCATTCATGCTGTACGTTCTGAATCAGCTAGTCACGTGTCGAACCAACTAGATCTTCGTGGCAAACGCTATGAAGAAGCGTTGAGTGAGGTTGACCAATACCTTGATTCAGCGATCCTTGCTGGCTATCCCCAAGTAACGATCGTACATGGAAAAGGGACCGGAGCTTTGCGTCAAGGAATCACCGACTACTTGAAAAATCATCGAAGTGTCAAAAGTTTTGAATTTGCTCCTGCTAACCAAGGCGGTAATGGGGCGACGATCGTTAAATTTAAATAAAACTTACTAAATGTAAGCAGAAGGCTCGTCTCGAATCAAGAAAGGTGCTATAATGACTCTAGACTAAAAAATGGAGGTCTTTGATATGTCACAAGTAGTTACAGATACGACATTTAACGAAGAAACAGATAAAGGCTTAGTATTAATCGACTTTTGGGCAACTTGGTGTGGACCTTGTCGCATGCAAGCACCAATTTTAGATCAGCTGTCAGAAGAATACGATGAAGATGAATTCCGAATCGTAAAAATGGATGTAGATGAAAACCCACAAACACCTCAACAATTTGGGATTATGAGTATTCCAACATTATTGTTGAAAAAAGATGGGCAAGTCGTTGAAAAAGCGGTTGGTGTACACTCGAAAGAGCAATTACGTCAAATGATCGATCAATATTTATAAACATCTGGAATGTTACTGAGATATCAATCAATGGATTGATATCTCGGTTTTTTTGTCCTTAGCACAAATTTCAGTAAAACCTTTCTCTAGTTTATCTAAACCCTCAAACAAGTCTAGGAAACAAATGAGCCGATTACGATTCTTTTTGACAGACATGTTATAATTAATTCAATGAAATTTGAAAGGAAGTATTTCATGAACGAACGTATCAAAAATAAATTAGCCTTACTTCCTGATCAACCTGGCTGCTACTTGATGAAAGATAAAAATGGCACCATCATCTATGTTGGGAAAGCAAAGATTCTCAAAAATAGAGTCCGTTCCTACTTTACAGGTAGTCATAATACCAAAACCGAACGATTAGTTAGTGAGATCGAAGACTTTGAATATATTGTTACAGAATCCAATATCGAAGCTTTACTTTTAGAAATCAATTTGATCAAGAAAAATGATCCTAAATACAATATCATGTTGAAAGATGATAAAACGTATCCTTTTTTGAAAATCACAAACGAAAAGTACCCACGCTTAGTCATTACACGTAAAGTGTTAAAAGACAAAGCAGTTTATTTCGGACCATATCCAGATGTTGGCGCAGCCAACGAGACCAAAAAAATCCTTGATCGGTTGTTTCCGTTACGCAAGTGTAAACCTAGCCAAACGAAAGAACCGTGTTTGTATTATCACTTAGGCCAATGCCTTTGTCCTTATTATTTTGATGTTGATCCACAAGTTTACACGAAAATCGTTGATGAAGTTAAAAGCTTTTTAAATGGTGGCTATGAAAAAGTTGAATCAGAAATCCACCAAAAAATGGTTCAAGCTGCTGAAAAGATGGAATTTGAAAAAGCGGCAGAATACCGCGATCAGATACGAGCCATTGAAACGATTATGACTCGTCAAAAAATGACCAATACAGATCTGGTGGATCGAGATGTTTTTGGCTACGCCATTGATAAAGGCTGGATGTGCGTCCAAGTATTCTTTGTGAGACAAGGGAAATTGATTGAACGGGATGTTTCGATGTTTCCTTTTTATAATGAAGCAGAAGAGGACTTTTTGACTTATATCGGGCAGTTTTATCAAGAAAATGAACATTTTATTCCTAAAGAAGTCTTGATTCCTGACACGATCGATCAACCGAGTGTGGAGGCATTGTTGTCCACAAAAGTTTTACAACCTAAACGTGGTGAAAAGAAAAAATTAGTAGAACTTGCGAATAAAAATGCTACGGTTGCATTGAATGAACGATTTGATTTGATTGCTAGAAAGCAAGAACGAACGATTGGGGCAGTGGAACGTTTAGGGAATGCCATGAATATTCCTACACCTGTTCGGATTGAATCCTTCGATAATTCGAATATCATGGGAACCAATCCAGTAGCGGCAATGGTGGTATTCATCGATGGAAAGCCAGCAAAAAAAGAATACCGCAAATATAAAATCAAAACGGTCACAGGACCAGATGATTATGCTTCGATGCGAGAAGTGATCTATCGAAGATATTCTCGTGTCATTCGAGAAGGTCTCCCTTTGCCTGATTTGATTTTGATCGATGGTGGGAAAGGGCAAGTAGATGTCGCCAAAGATGTTTTAGAAAATCAACTTGGGATCGACATACCAGTGGCTGGTATGGCTAAAAATGATAAGCATAAAACGAATGAACTCCTTTTTGGAAATGAACTTTCGGTGGTTCCATTGGAAAGAAATTCGCCCGAGTTCTTTTTACTTCAACGGGTCCAAGATGAGGTCCATCGGTTTGCGATCACATTCCATAGACAACTACGAAGTAAAAATAGTTTTGCTTCTAAGCTGGATGAAATTGAAGGATTAGGACCGAAAAGAAAAAATTACTTCTAAAAGAATTTAAATCGTTGAAAAATGTTACGGCAGCGACGATGGAAGAACTCCAACAAATTGGGCTACCAAAAAATGTTGCTCAAAATGTTTTTGATAAATTACATGAGAACTAGCATAGGACACTTTACAAACCACGTAAAGTGTCCTATGATTTTTTGTATAACAAATGATGTAGAATTCGTTTTAGTTCGACGAGGCGGGAAGCGCTATGATGACTATTGGAAATGATTATAGCCAACCTAGACTGAATAAATGTCAAAATGGTCGTTGTTTCAATGAAAAAGTGGGAAAGAATGGTTTTCTTTTTAAACTATTCATTTTTCAATAGACTTTGGACCTTTAATTGATAAAGAATCTCTGGACTATTTCATTTTTTGCATTTGTATGCGATTTAAGTTGTCTGAACTATCTGAATATGGTAGAAGAAATGGAGACGAAGGAGTGAGACGATGTTAGAAGTGAAAGATTTGGTTAAGACGTTTGGAGACTATACCGCTGTTGATCATGTGTCTTTTCAAATACCTGATGGAAAGATTATGGGGCTGATCGGACAAAACGGGGCAGGAAAAACCACAACTTTTCGATTGATCTTAGATTTTTTGACACAGGATCAAGGGGAAGTTTTATGGAATGGACAACCTTTGGGAGAAAAAGACTATGACATTATTGGCTATCTTCCTGAAGAACGTGGGTTGTATCCGAAAGTAACGATTCAAGAGCAATTGTTGTATTTTGCTGAATTGAGAGGCAAAAAAAGAAAAGAGATCGAACCAAAAATCGATTTTTGGATGGAAAAGTTCCAAGTAAAAGGAAAGAAAACCGATAAAGTAAAATCATTGTCTAAAGGAAATCAACAAAAAGTCCAATTGATTGCTACGTTGATCCATGAACCTAAATTAATCATATTGGACGAGCCGTTTAGTGGGCTTGACCCAGTCAATGCAGAATTGCTGAAAGATGGGATCATTGAGTTAAAAGAACATGGCTCATGTGTTATTTTCTCCAGTCACAATATGGATAATGTTGAAAAAATCTGTGATCATTTAATTATGTTGCGTAATGGAAAAATGGTGTTAAGCGGGAAAGTCCATGAAATCAGAAATTCTTTTGGACGAACAAAGTTATTCTTAGAATCTGGCTTGTCCCAGCAGGAAGTTGCAATGATCGAAGGAGTCGAAAAAGTCGTCACTCATGAAGATCAAACGCTTGAAATCACTTTAAACGATCCTGATGTAGGAAAAGAAATCTTTACCCGAGCAACACAATTTGGCTATATTCCAATGTTCAATCAACAACCGCCTACCTTAGAAGAGATATTCAAAATGAAAGCAGGTGAGATTGATGCGTAAATTTTGGATCATTACAAAAGATGTCTATTTAAAAAATGTCAAATCTATCTCTTTCTTAATTATGATCTTAGTGCCATTCATTATGATAGGAATCGTTTATTTAGCAGGCAATTTTGCTCAGCAAAACAGTGAGATTAATAAAATTGGTGTATTGTCCGAAAATCAACAAGTAACGCAACAGCTTGAACAAGTAAAAACCGATGAGTTCAGCTTTCAAGCGGTTGATTCGCAAACACAAGCTCAAAAAGAATTAGCCGATGAAAAAATTGATGCCTATTTAGTCGTCACGGTCGAAAACGATCAGCTAAAAGGTCAACTTTACAGTGAAAATTCGTTAGGACAAAGTACACAATTGTTGATCCAACAGCAATTAACTGGGTTGCAATCACTATTGCGAGCTAGCCAACTGGGACTTTCTCCTGAAGAAGTAGCTAGTCTTAGTCAACCAGCAAGTTTGACTAGACAAAAAGTAAGTTTTGATAGTAATAACAAAATGAAAGTTGGAGAAGATAATTCTGGCGTACAATATGCGATTAGTTATGCAGCAACCATTATCTTATTTATCATTATCCTGACTTATTCACAAATCATCGCGCAAGAAATTGCTTCTGAAAAGGGAACTCGAATCATGGAAGTCATTTTATCAAGTACGACAGCTCAAAAACATTTTTATGGTAAATTGACTGGTGTCTTGTTAGTTGCTTTAACGCAGATGGCTCTATACGGTGTGATTTTGACTGTGGGATTCCAACAATTTAAACATATGGATTTTGTAAAAAGTATCATAGAGAATATTTCACTAGATAAGATCATCGGACCATTTTTATGGTACGCATTGTTGTTTATGTTCTTTGGTATCTTGATCTTCTCCGTTTTAGCGGCTTTATGTGGATCATTAGTCAACAAAGCAGAAGATACAGCAAAAGCGATTTTACCAGTTACTTATCTTTCTTTAGGTGGCTATATGCTTGGGTTGATCTTAGGCGCATCTGATCCAAACAATATCGTGATTCGGATCACGTCCTATATTCCGTTCCTTTCTTCTTATATTATGCCGATTCGTTTGGCGAATGAGACAGTGGGAATGACTAGTGTATTGATTTCACTTGTAGTGTTAATCATTGTCACATTCCTGCTAATGTTCTTCTCAGCGAATATGTATAAATCAAATGTTCTTGTTTATAGTGAAGGTGGCTTATGGAGTTCATTGAAACAGTCACTTTCAATTATGAGAAATGAACGTAAGAAATCCTAACCGACTGACTATTAAAAGCAGTATCGGCACAACAAAATGGTAAATGAAAAACTAAATGCTGGCGTTATTTCGGTTGATCTACGAAATAACACCAGCATTTTTTAGGATATTCTAAAGGAAAAAATCGTTGCCCAATCACTTCAGGACTAAAATTCTTGAACAAAAAAATCAAATAATCCTTGGTCAGTGGAATTGCTTGAATGTGTCAGCTCTGGATGCCATTGTACACCAAACAATCGAACATCCTTATCGAGACTTTCAATCCCTTCCACTAGACCATCAGGAGAAAAGGCTGTAGCTTTTAATGAAGGTGCCAGCTCTTTCAACGCCTGATGATGATAAGAGTTTACCAAATAAGTATCAGGTAGTAGCTGATATAATAGAGTGTCGGGTAAAATCTCTACTTCATGAGTAGCAAATTGTGGGGCGGTTGGATGCTGTTCATGTTTGACCGACCACTTAGGATAAGTGGTTAAATCTTGATACAAACTACCCCCAAGCACGACATTTAAGAGTTGCATTCCACGACAAACAGCAAAAATTGGTTTGTTTTGCTTCAGAGCCTCGCTGATAAGTGCCGCTTCAAAGAGATCTCTTTGAAGATTGGTTTCTAAAAGTTTTGGATGGGGAGGTTCATGATACAGTTGTGGGGAAATATCCTGTCCACCGGCTAAGATCAGTTTATCGATTTGGTCAATATAAGCAGAAGCAGTCTTAGGGGATGAGATCGGTAAAACGATCGGTAAACCATCCGCCTGCTGTACAGCATTGACAAAGCCTTGGGGAGTATAGGTTACTTGATTTCCTTGAAAAGTATCTGTCGCTCGGATCAACTGATTTCCAGCAATTCCAATAATGGGTAACATAAACATTCCTCCAAATCGTCTATTCGTTCTATTCTATCAAGAATAAAAAAATTTAAAACTATTTGAAATAGATCTAGTTTGGGAATAAATATGAAGAAAAAATTTTTTTCATGAGAATTTCTTATAAAAAAACAGAGTTACCGAGGAAAAATATGGTGTTTTTATTGAATTTTTTCGTCATTTTGGTACAATAGAATTAAATCACGAATAAAATGGTTGGGCATAATGCTTCAAGGATCGCGTTCTTCAAGGGGTGAGAAGAACATATTGAAGGGCTCAGCATCATTAGTCAACTAAAGGGCACATACTTTCAATGTAACGAGAGCATGTGTCCTTTTTTAATCGAAAGGGGGAAGTGATTGTGACAGAAATGGCGCGAATTTTGACAAGAATCAAAGAAGCAGAAGAGAATAATCAGAAAAAAGAAGAGCAGGTCAAAGCTGAACTTGCTCAATATGAACAATTAAAAAATAACGAATTAATCGATTTGAATAAAGAATTCCAAGAACGATTAACCAAGCTGATGAAAGAAAAAGAAAAAAATGAAGAGGAAGTAACTGAAGACGAACAGCACAAACTGGAATTGATTTTAGAACAATTTCGTCAAAAAGTTCTTGAAATAGAAAAAACATATTTAGAAAAAGAAGAAGAGGAAATAGCGAAGAAAAAGAACTTAACAAATGAGATCATTGAAAGGATGAAACAAAACAATGGCTGTCACTAAAATGGAAAAAGTGACTCTCATTTCAGATAAGAAAAATCGTGAAATCTTGTTGCAAGCAGTTCAAGGACTCCATGCAGTAGAAATCCGTGATCTGTTCCAAGAATCTGAAAACAATCAATGGGTAGAGACGTTTTTTCCTGAACCAGAGATGATCGATAAGGACAAGGAACTTGCGAAATTATCCTATAAATTAACGGATATTCGTACAGCTATCCAATTTATCGAACATCATGGCGAAAAAAGTCAGAAAAAACAACACTTAAAAAGGCGTGAACTTTCGTTAGATACTTTGGAAAAAAATTATTCAGAAGAAGCTTTTTCGAAAAAGCTGGAAGAAGTCTTACTTTTGAAGGAACAATGGGAGCAACTGGTAGACGAACGCCAACAATTGGAAGACCAAGAGAATTGGTTGCTCAATTGGCAAAATCTGGATTTGGCGCCTAAAGCATTTGATAGTCAAATGACCAAGCTAGTCATTGGAACGGTCAATGCTAAAAATGCTGAATCTTTTAAAGCTGAAGTTGCTGAGATAAACGAAGCCTATTTAGAAGAAATCAACTCTTCACCAACAACGACTTACTTTGCCTACATTGTTTTACGAGCTGACGAGTCACGCATGGAAGAAATCGCCAGTCGTTATGGATTTGTTAAAGAAGACTATCTGTATGAGGGGACACCACAGCAACAGTTAGTTGCTGCAAAACAAAGTTTACAGGAAATCAAGGACCAACAAAAGAAACTGTCTTCAGCCATTGGAGCTTGTAGTGGGTATATCAAAGATTTCGAATGGACGGAAGAAATCTTCTTGGCTCGCTCTGAACGAGAAGCAATCAAGGACCGGATCATTCATACTCCTTATCTGATTCTGATTCAAGGCTGGGTGGATCATGAAGAAAAACAAGAATTGATCCACATGCTACAAAATATCTTAGCAAGTGAAGAAGTCTATTTGACCTTTGACGAGCCAACGGACAATGAAATTGCTGAAGAAGTACCGACCAAACTAAAAAATCACCCGATCGTCGCTCCTTTTGAGATGTTAACGGAGATGTATAGTTTACCAAAGTATGAAGAAGTTGATCCAACGCCGTGGATGATGCCGTTTTACCTCGTCTTTTTTGGCATGATGGTGGCGGATATCGGGTATGGGTTACTGATGTTTTTAGGGGCATTTTTACTCCAAAAATTAGTGGTATTGCCACGGGGAATGCAACGTTTTGCAAAATTCTTTGAGATTCTAGCAATCCCTTCGATCATCTGGGGATTTATCTATAGCTCATTTTTTGGGGCGGCATTGCCTAAAGAAATTTTTGGTATTCATTTACCATTTCCGATTTTGTCTACTACAGATGATGTCAACACGATCTTGATTTTATCCGTAATTTTTGGGTTGATCCAAATTTTAGTCGGACTATTTATTGCTGCTAAGGAACATATCAAACGAAAAGCATATGTCGATGCCGTGAATGATGGGTTTGCTTGGCAAGGGATCTTGCTTGGTATCATTCTGATTTTATTGGGAACGATGATCCTTAAAAACAACGCCTTTGTTTATTTAGGCGGTGCATTAGCTGTTCTTTCAGCCGTATGTATTTTGATCATTCCTGTTTTCCAATCTTCTTCAAAAGCCAAGGGGATCGCCAAAGGTGCGTATAATTTATATGGTCTAACTGGCTATATCGGAGACTTAGTCAGCTATACACGA harbors:
- a CDS encoding gamma-glutamyl-gamma-aminobutyrate hydrolase family protein, with amino-acid sequence MLPIIGIAGNQLIRATDTFQGNQVTYTPQGFVNAVQQADGLPIVLPISSPKTASAYIDQIDKLILAGGQDISPQLYHEPPHPKLLETNLQRDLFEAALISEALKQNKPIFAVCRGMQLLNVVLGGSLYQDLTTYPKWSVKHEQHPTAPQFATHEVEILPDTLLYQLLPDTYLVNSYHHQALKELAPSLKATAFSPDGLVEGIESLDKDVRLFGVQWHPELTHSSNSTDQGLFDFFVQEF
- a CDS encoding ATPase V, whose translation is MARILTRIKEAEENNQKKEEQVKAELAQYEQLKNNELIDLNKEFQERLTKLMKEKEKNEEEVTEDEQHKLELILEQFRQKVLEIEKTYLEKEEEEIAKKKNLTNEIIERMKQNNGCH
- a CDS encoding V-type ATP synthase subunit I; the protein is MAVTKMEKVTLISDKKNREILLQAVQGLHAVEIRDLFQESENNQWVETFFPEPEMIDKDKELAKLSYKLTDIRTAIQFIEHHGEKSQKKQHLKRRELSLDTLEKNYSEEAFSKKLEEVLLLKEQWEQLVDERQQLEDQENWLLNWQNLDLAPKAFDSQMTKLVIGTVNAKNAESFKAEVAEINEAYLEEINSSPTTTYFAYIVLRADESRMEEIASRYGFVKEDYLYEGTPQQQLVAAKQSLQEIKDQQKKLSSAIGACSGYIKDFEWTEEIFLARSEREAIKDRIIHTPYLILIQGWVDHEEKQELIHMLQNILASEEVYLTFDEPTDNEIAEEVPTKLKNHPIVAPFEMLTEMYSLPKYEEVDPTPWMMPFYLVFFGMMVADIGYGLLMFLGAFLLQKLVVLPRGMQRFAKFFEILAIPSIIWGFIYSSFFGAALPKEIFGIHLPFPILSTTDDVNTILILSVIFGLIQILVGLFIAAKEHIKRKAYVDAVNDGFAWQGILLGIILILLGTMILKNNAFVYLGGALAVLSAVCILIIPVFQSSSKAKGIAKGAYNLYGLTGYIGDLVSYTRLMALGISGGSIAAAFNMLVAFMPPAARFSVGILLIIVLQALNMFLTLLSAYVHGARLQYVEFFGKFYTGGGRSFKPLKTVEKYVNINHKKK